Proteins encoded in a region of the Ziziphus jujuba cultivar Dongzao chromosome 3, ASM3175591v1 genome:
- the LOC125423281 gene encoding receptor-like protein 20 → MNNLHGTIPLTFTKGNSLRDLNLNGNQLEGLLPASLLNCKKLEVLDVGNNKIIDRFPHWLKSLPMLQVFMLKSNRFSIDSPKSPIHFQKLRIMDLSDNEISGNLPTKYFKHLIAMIDADADQLKYMGRNYYKDSVIVATKGITIEMEKILTIFTGIDLSNNKFEGKIPELIGKLKALKGLNFFIIS, encoded by the coding sequence ATGAATAATTTGCATGGCACAATTCCTCTTACATTCACCAAGGGAAATTCCTTGAGGGATCTGAACCTTAATGGAAATCAACTTGAAGGATTATTGCCGGCATCTTTGCTCAATTGTAAGAAGTTGGAAGTCTTGGATGTTGGAAATAATAAGATAATTGACAGATTTCCACACTGGTTGAAATCTCTTCCAATGCTACAAGTTTTTATGTTGAAATCTAATAGATTTTCCATTGACAGTCCTAAAAGTCCAATTCATTTCCAAAAGTTGCGAATCATGGACCTTTCCGATAATGAGATCAGTGGAAATTTGCCAACGAAATATTTCAAGCATTTAATAGCCATGATTGATGCAGATGCAGACCAATTGAAATACATGggaagaaattattataaagacTCTGTAATCGTGGCAACGAAAGGCATCACTATTGAAATGGAAAAGATACTAACCATTTTCACAGGCATTGATTTGTCAAACAACAAATTTGAGGGAAAGATTCCAGAGTTGATTGGGAAGCTAAAGGCACTTAAAGGGCTCAACTTTTTCATAATAAGTTGA